The Mercenaria mercenaria strain notata chromosome 1, MADL_Memer_1, whole genome shotgun sequence nucleotide sequence ATTTTCCTGTTCAAATGGTTAAAATAGTACTAGTATATTTTTGTCAAGGTCAATTTTGAACAATAACAAAAGATAAAGAACTGACTTGGAGATCATTCCGAATTTTGTATGTATTCATACtcttaaatgtaaaatgtttatgatctgTGTTATTTTATGAGTTTGCATTTACGtttaagtttgtttaataaatatttcaatgaacaagactatttgttctttatcaaagtaaaacatggcttttaaaatattgcttatcaaataatgtttggtaaaacATATCTGTCACAAgagaacctatttcagtatcaatgcccaGTTTTTTATGTGGGAGTAATGTACTCTCTTCACATTTATGCAGTACCTACctgcttcttttaatgtcatTAAGTATCCGTCTGTCTTGTTTTTCTCTTTCCTCCTAATTGAGCGTCCGAAATGTCGTATCTGTTATGCAATcagttgtataattgtaaaatccCCGGAAGACTTTTAAGCCTGttcttcaaaacaacttgcagtCTTCACTAAACCTTATATTAACCAGGTTGTCGATGGAAAACATCTTGCGACGTCAAGAAATAcagaaatttatatcatttaaaggAAACTTTCcttggaattgcactctgtgtatcattgaacgttccatgtacaccgccgatTTGGTGTctctaaatttatattttggtactgGCAGCATGTGTAGATGTTGATTTCTACTAGAGGACGAGgtaggtagcatgcatttccactgccgtacGTGAACAGGCCCCTCACAAATTTGTCTTTACAACCTTTTTGTTGGAAATTGGTCCCTTTTGTAAGCgggttctctttttttttttaattgtatttaaataGTTTCTGAATCAACAGTACTTTTTCCGCTTTTTTCTCTGCATATTTCTGGTGTTatcttgtaatttatttttttgcgATTTTGGTCGTTAGGGTGCTATAGTATTTTCGTCATTTGGGTGatgttcaacaaaatgacatacaatgaTCTTAAACTCGTTCTTCAACCTATAAACACACATAAATAATTTGAATCTACAGCGAAACAAACtcacaatatagtatttattagtaAGGAGGGGCTTTCTGCAAGACATTGAGAGTAAGACTTCAGTGACATACCAATGCCGAATTTAAAAAGATGCCTTTAACTGTTTTTGTGATAATTCGTGTAATACCAACTTACACAATGCTCAACATCACGTAGTGTAAGAatagaatatacatttacaactggtaAGCATAACAAACATTATTGCCCACTCTTGCACTATTGTGACTGTGAGTTACGATTTAGAGtttattacataaattacaacagagtaaacgttataaatatcaatgtaaaatcagtacgtatcttcagggctaaagaaattactgttttgaactttgaaaaggaaatgataatgtacattttgtaagatttattcTATAAAACACAGTGATAATGTCAACattacacagtacagtaaaatgtgatacaggtcaatacacagtacatatatttgcaatacacagtacaccaacGACGCTCATTTATGACCGATTTCTCCATTGaatatttacaaagctgaaattttgtacatgttttctttgtattcattttacgcttgtgagaacATATACACAGAAGTtggtatctaaaaataaaatcccttttttctgtgtatagtagtcgcaacttgaccgcgatggttgaccttcggctgattattcatatcgaatatttcattgtagaaataaagggtgatgagggtagccatgtatatgtTTGTAtccagtgcagtatcaaagtatgtatacttgcatttgatcagttaaaactttccaatacactaatttataattgcacaaatttatatttccactttctcatgcagctcgtgttttacgtacactccttttcaataataggttgtgcctcattatgtattataatacaaaggtcaaccatcggtgtcaagttgcgtccactatagtaaattagatttttatttacCTTGTCACCTTTTCGAAAAATACCTTATCacaaaatggcaatatccggtgtacgcacaCTCACCGTGGTCATATAAATTCGCGCCTTTTACGACTTCAACCCatctttgaaaagtcacaaaaatacattaaaactgtCCCCTTAATTTAAGAAATGCGCTTTCAGTAACTTTTAACCTAGTTGCAAAATAGGAAATGTTGTTTAACATGTATCAGAGCTTGTTTTTCAGCTCTTCGTTAATGAATGAATATATTAATACAAAttacttaaaatgttattttttcagcACCTTTTAACTGCTCTTGGAAGTCTTATTTCACTGCCAATTCTACTGAGCAAATTTTACTGTATGGACAATGACTATGTTGCTCTCAGTGAAATTCTTTGTACAGTCTTCTTCGTCTCTGGCATTGTTACTTTCATGCAAACTACTTTTGGTATCAGGTAAatattcgtttttattatatGCATCACTTAAAATGTACCTTAACAGACGAAACATCAACTAATTGCAGCTACGACTTATCTTGTAACGTTTACTTTGCATTTCATCTCAAACTTTATGTTCTGTGCACATTGTTTATTTGATttgtaaatacaatgtattggATTTTTAATTTTAGATTACCAATACTACAGGGTACCTCTATAAGTGTTTTGACTTCTGTTATTTCTATACTGAGCCACCCACAATGGAAATGTCCATACACAGAAGCGAGGAACAAATGTAAGCTACATCTAAAGTGAAAAGGCGTGTATTTGATTATGCTTTATAGTCAAGTGCAAATAAAGTTATGTACATAATTTGCTGTAGCGGCCTTGCGtctattatatttagaaaaagtaTGCCTGgacttttcaaatatgtctaaATAAAAAGGTGTTTGCATGTAAATGAGCATACTAATATTACTACAGAAGTTTTTAAGATTACATCTCGTTAACAGACTCAGTCCAACTTAGTCTTGTATTATTTTCCTTTCTGAATTATATGCTTCCGAATGATcatctttgttgttttatttactgtaacaacTATATTTAAGTACCATGTGGCAGCTGTAAAAATGCATCTCCTATTTGGGAAGTTTTTGCTGTTATTTATTGCCTTCTGTAATCTTTTATAGAGGTCCGCCTAATACTGTGCTAGGATTTGAGGGTTCTTGCATATTTCATTTCTTCTCAAGAAAATATTCGTTCAAACTGTGTCTCTCACTGTTTGGCTTCTTTGCATTAATATATGCTTGCAAATCtgcttatagattttatcatatattatGATTCATTTTTCCAGAAACAGATTCATAAACCTGTTTGTaggatagaaaaaaaaacgttttaatcATCATTACATACACATGTTGCATGATAAGGTTATAAGAAATTTGCCCATGAACTTGAAAAGAAACTTTGTACAATGGGAATTCAAAATGATGTTTAAAGCGTCAGGGCCTAATGCATCGGtgcttttaattttgttaaacttAAAGTTGGATACACCTTTACAATTCACTTGTTACCTTTTTCAACTatttatgaacaatttaaaatCTTCTAACggtgttggatttttttttcagatggtgAGAACGTGACATTTACTGACGCAGGATTACCAGCCGTTGGCAGTCCGGAGCATCAAGAAATCTGGCATAAACGAATTCGAGAGGTGAAAGcaatacatatttaatttgttAACCTTTATCctgataaatttataaaatgcactggtccatcattcaagcTGGGCAATACCATCTATTATTCGAAGGGGTCTTCactgaaaattactgactgaatagcggagagtgcactgcactggtcgcaaaggcagagtcacttgccgccagcaggctaagaaaCCAGGCTGATActgatttatacatttaaaaactgttttattttacactttcaGGCACCTAGAAGATGTGTAAACAAAAAAACAGAGCTTTCACGTTTTCTGATTACAGTGTCTCATTATTATGTTTTGTTGTTTCTATGGTTTCGcttttcaataacattttcatttttgtcgtcttgagtgacctgtggagtttccattttttcttttttagatccAAGGAGCCTTAATTGTCGCTTCATTGTTTCAAATGGTCATCGGATTCACCGGTGTTATGGGGTTCGTACTGCGATACATCGGTCCTCTAGTTATAACACCGACAGTGACTTTGGTTGGTTTATCACTTTTCCGAACTGGAGTTGAAATGGCATCGCAGCAGTGGTGGATAGCTTTAATGTAAGATAGGATTCGAGTACATGCTTCTAATGTTTAATGTTGCGACTTCCGACAGTATATATGTTCCTTAATAACAGACTAAACAATACTATTTCAGTAACATTTTAGTCAGTTTAAAAGAAATGTTAGCTCAAGTACTTCTCGCCTGTAATGGTCTCTATTCAAATGGATTTCAAAATAACGAGTCTAACAATTACAAGAAAGCCTGTAAAACTCGAAGCCTGATCATTTTTATGTTggttttgtaaaacatatttagaAATAATCAGTTATTGTCTAAGCTAAATATTCCATTAAGCTGTCGTGTTTGCTGTTACAgctaatattttacatatttttttcaagatcCAATGACCGTATTACTTTTTCCTGTAGTTCCAGCCaacttagctcaatagagagagcgcagatctacgactcgcggggtcgtgagtttgatcctcgggtgAGGCGTATGTCctccctgacgatttgataatgtgtgtctgaaatcattcgtcttccacctctgattcattttaGTTTCTGTGGGGAAGTCGAggtacttgcgaagaacaggtttgtactggtacaaaatcagGGATCAcagtttaggttaactgcccgccgttacctaactgaaatactgttgaaaagcggcgttaaacccaaaacaaaactaCTGATAAATGGAATTTGTACATTGTAAATGCTAGTTGGcacacattcatttttgttttttatatcacATCAACATGTAAACATATATTATACGTGATTGATCATTCAAACATTATATTAGGACGATCCTGCTTATAACCATATTCAGTCAGTATTTCACAAATGCCAAGATGCCTTGCTTTTCCTGTGGGAATGAAAACAGCGAGACGCGTTTCAAGTTGCCACTATTCACACTGTTCCCGGTAtgtataatgaaacaaaatattgtattgcTTAAAGCCCCAGTCGCACTTTCAGGTATTTCGGCTAAGTATTACTACGTTTCATATCGCTACAGATTGCAAACGTTTTGTACCGTTTTGGAGATTTTACTATTTACCTAGGGTTCTTGTAAGTTTCCAAAACGTTTTACTACGTACTGTCAGGTCTAGCATTAAGCAGATCGATTAGTGTGACGCTTTTACTACGAATAAATACGTTTTCCTTAATGGCTGCCATGATTTggtacgtttttagctcacctgagcaatgctcaggtgagtttttctgatcgctcgatgtccggcgtccgtcgtctgtcgtctgtcgtctgtctgtcaacatttagcttgtgtatgcgatagaggctgtatttttcaactgatcttcatgaaacttgatcagaatgattatcttgatgaaatctaggctgagtttgaaaagggatcatctggggtcaaaaactaggtcactaggtcaaatcaaagaaaaacattttgtatgctatagaggctgaatttttcaattaatcttcatgaattttggtcagaatgattacctagatgacatctaggccgagttcgaaaaggggtcatctggaatcaaaaactaggtcacaaggtcaaatcaaagaaaaaccttgtgtatgcgctagaggctgtattttccaattaatcttcatgaattttggtcagaatgattatcttgatagaatctaggccaagttcgaaaaggGGCTagctggagtcaaaaactaggtcactaggtcaaatcaaagaaaaacattgtgtatgctctagaggctgtatttttcaattaatcttcatgaattttgatcagaatgattgacttgatgaaatctagatcaagttcgaatatgggttatctgggatcaaaaagtaggtcactagatcaaatcaaagaaaaaccttgtgtatgcactagaggctgtatttttcaattaatcttcatgaattttagtcagaatgattgccttaataaaatctaggtcgagtttgaatatgggtcatttggggtcaaaaagtaggtcactaggtcaaatcaaagaaaaacattttgtatgcgatagaggctgtatttttcaattaatcttcatgaattttggtcagaatgattaccttgatgaaatctaggtcgagttcgaaaatgggtcatctggggtcaaaaactaggtcactaggtcaaatcaaagaaaaaccttgtgtatacgatagaggctgtattttccatttaatcttcatgaattttggtcagaatgattatcttgatgaaatctaggccgagttcgaaaaagggtcatcaggggtcaaaaactaggtcactaggtcaaattaaagaaaaaccttgtgtatgcgccagaggctgtatttttcaattaatcttcatgaattttggtcaggatgattgtcttgatgaaatctaggtcgagtttgaatatgggtcatctggggttaaaaagtaggtcactaggtcagatcataggaaaaccttgtgtatgccatataggctgtatttttcaattaatcttcatgaattttggtcagaatgattgccttgatgaaatctaggtcgagtttgaatatggatcattttgggttaaaaagtaggtcactaggtcagatcaaagaaaaagcttgtatatgtgatagaagctgtatttttcaactaatcatcatgaattttggtcagaatgatatctttgatgaaatctaggccgatttggaaaaagggtcatcttgggtcaaaaattaggtcactaggtcaaatcaaagaaaaaccttgtgtatgcgatagaggctgtatttttcatttgatcttcatcccagataacctatatttgaatttgacctatatttcatcaatgcaattattctgaccaaatttcatttggggtcaaatactagatcactaggtcaaatctacggtgcccctaaagtgacatgttacacactttttttccaattaggtaatgtgagactttttttatttcgtttaaacgaaataacttatttcgtttaaacgaaatgattatttcgtttaaacgaaatgatttcgtttaaacgaaataaaaaaagtctcacattacctaattggaaaaaatgtgtgtaacatgtcactttaggggcaccgtacaaatCACAGTAAATACTCACTTATACTGAAGATTTTAGCTcccattttaatgataattggtcagaatatttatttccatgaagtcactaggtcgaacatgtttacactgttattttgtgttatggtgtgtttctcaggtgagcgacctagggccatcttggccctcttgttttaccgTTTAGTACATTCTTTTACCAGAATAACTAGGTACCCTTTAATGGTGTCACAGCTTTAATAGATATTTCATCTCTGCATATCGGAATATAAAACTTCACGGGCGATATTTATGCTTTGTGTGACAAGTGAAAGCTACttaaatttaagaattgttttCTAAATTTAACTATTGACGCATTTTAAAATTAGTTCAGTGTATTTAAGTCTATATACATAACTTTCTCAATCAACTACAAAACCAGGTGTTCTGAcgtcaaattaaaatttataaacgttatttttgtaaatatctggTTCATGGGTCCCTAATACATGGTATACTAACGAATGCCTTTTAGAGCTGACGTTCCTTGGACCAAACTTCACGAGTTGCTTATGCACGTTTTCCTTTCACAATCCTTAAAATGCAGATGAAGCTCACAATacaatattttccatttaatcaaaaatatatttttatcatgaaaTCTTTAAGCAATAACAACTTACACAAATTTGAAGTTAACagctaaaacaacaaaataacagcCTATTCCATCAGTTACCAACATATTAGTATTTTAAGCATTTGATAGATGACTCTACTCCACGCTAGTTtgtccgttctgtttcttttttttattcattttttcttttttaacatcttttttttttaaaccgagTCATTATCTAACGGATACGTAAATAACATATCAGTCTAAAACTTAGCTTTTCACATATGATAGAAAATCCACAAGTATAAAATGTATATGATTTAGTATCGTTTAGGTGATGTTAGCGACCTTGATATCATGGGGTGTCTGTGCTGTTTTGACAGCCGCAGGTGCTCTGTCAGAAAATCCCGGAGAGTGGGGCTATGCTGCAAGGATTGATATAAGATTACATGTTTTGAGAAATGCTAAATTCTTTCGGTTTCCTTATCCAGGTAAGAGGCAGATATTAAATGAAGGTAACAGACATATATGTAGCAGGTTATGTTTTAAATGTACTAAAAGTCAATGTTGAAAGAAACAAAGGGGAACACATATAAAAATCAGTATGTGACAAAGTCAGTGTCTGAGTTACGGTGTTAAATGTTGAATGGACACaatgttaaatattatttatattacgtTGGCCTGTTACATTGTTTTGGGTAATACATTGCTTTAGCCAGTTTAATCGATATGTGCAAAATAAAAGTCTACACTTTAAACAAATCGACATCAAATCACATTTTAAAGGTCAATGGGGCTTACCTACAGTTACCGTTGCAAGCGTATTTGGAGTTCTTGCAGGAGTTCTAGCAGCCATGTTTAAATCAATTGGTGATTATTACGCGTGTGCAAATGTATCGGGAGCTCCACCTCCTCCTGCGTATGCAATTAATAGGGCTATTCTAGTGGAGGGGCTAGGAAACCTTTTAGCTGGACTATG carries:
- the LOC128556987 gene encoding solute carrier family 23 member 2-like isoform X1, with the protein product MDDKQGVVNSELNRERNTYSRTNSVLLYTVQESPPWYLCILIGFQHLLTALGSLISLPILLSKFYCMDNDYVALSEILCTVFFVSGIVTFMQTTFGIRLPILQGTSISVLTSVISILSHPQWKCPYTEARNKYGENVTFTDAGLPAVGSPEHQEIWHKRIREIQGALIVASLFQMVIGFTGVMGFVLRYIGPLVITPTVTLVGLSLFRTGVEMASQQWWIALMTILLITIFSQYFTNAKMPCFSCGNENSETRFKLPLFTLFPVMLATLISWGVCAVLTAAGALSENPGEWGYAARIDIRLHVLRNAKFFRFPYPGQWGLPTVTVASVFGVLAGVLAAMFKSIGDYYACANVSGAPPPPAYAINRAILVEGLGNLLAGLWGTGQGTSSFSQNIGVIGITKVGSRLVFQVAACIMIALGCLGKFGAVFASIPEPIVGGLFMVTFGMITGVGLSNLQHVDLNSPRNIFIVGVSLFLGLSIPVWMKENPNAINTGSEVADQILSVLLGTNMLVGALVAFVLDNTIQGTLEERGIIALLRKDITTTETQITKQNVYWLPFIQERLNNISTLRYFPICPSFLKARENKAQTSN
- the LOC128556987 gene encoding solute carrier family 23 member 2-like isoform X2, with the translated sequence MDNDYVALSEILCTVFFVSGIVTFMQTTFGIRLPILQGTSISVLTSVISILSHPQWKCPYTEARNKYGENVTFTDAGLPAVGSPEHQEIWHKRIREIQGALIVASLFQMVIGFTGVMGFVLRYIGPLVITPTVTLVGLSLFRTGVEMASQQWWIALMTILLITIFSQYFTNAKMPCFSCGNENSETRFKLPLFTLFPVMLATLISWGVCAVLTAAGALSENPGEWGYAARIDIRLHVLRNAKFFRFPYPGQWGLPTVTVASVFGVLAGVLAAMFKSIGDYYACANVSGAPPPPAYAINRAILVEGLGNLLAGLWGTGQGTSSFSQNIGVIGITKVGSRLVFQVAACIMIALGCLGKFGAVFASIPEPIVGGLFMVTFGMITGVGLSNLQHVDLNSPRNIFIVGVSLFLGLSIPVWMKENPNAINTGSEVADQILSVLLGTNMLVGALVAFVLDNTIQGTLEERGIIALLRKDITTTETQITKQNVYWLPFIQERLNNISTLRYFPICPSFLKARENKAQTSN